From a single Raphanus sativus cultivar WK10039 chromosome 3, ASM80110v3, whole genome shotgun sequence genomic region:
- the LOC130494329 gene encoding uncharacterized protein LOC130494329, with product MAVVALSYCKPSLHPLRFHPQFGNLWKRENVRSSRRASTVTAMFWRSDKSPQVREFDISLANYPLTGPGTTTEEGPTVISLSVVSSISEITPSEWDACALDSSQPQSYNPFLMHGFLSSLEDTGCATRETGWMPLHIVAKDESGHVLGVSPLYLKSHSYGEFVFDHSWADAYRSFGGRYYPKLQSCVPFTPVTGPRILIRDTPFKAQVFDAIVSAMTQLAAKLQVSSLHITFPSGAEWNKLKEKGFSQRIGMQYHWKNRDYKSFDEFLMDMKQSKRKNIRQERKKIGTQNLKMRRLRGDEIKARHWDSFYDFYRNTTDNKWGTPYLTREFFHYMASKLGDGVLLVLAEENEEPVAGALNLIGGDTLFGRLWGCRPDSYYPSLHFEACYYQAIEAAIELNLKTVEAGAQGEHKIQRGYLPVKTYSCHYIIDEGFRQAIDEFLVRESDQVDYVIKLLHESGPFKETIE from the exons ATGGCCGTTGTTGCACTTTCTTACTGCAAACCCTCGCTTCATCCACTTCGATTTCATCCTCAGTTC gGGAATTTGTGGAAGAGAGAAAATGTCCGGAGCTCAAGAAGAGCATCCACAGTTACTGCTATGTTCTGGAGGTCCGACAAATCTCCGCAAGTTCGAGAGTTCGATATTTCACTCGCGAATTATCCTTTAACTGGACCAGGCACCACCACagag GAAGGGCCAACAGTCATTTCACTTTCAGTAGTTTCTTCGATCTCAGAGATAACACCATCTGAATGGGATGCTTGTGCCTTGGATTCTTCACAACCTCAAAGCTATAATCCTTTTCTTATGCACGGTTTTCTCTCCAGTTTAGAAGACACTGGCTGTGCCACTCGG GAAACAGGTTGGATGCCATTGCACATTGTTGCAAAAGATGAGTCTGGTCATGTTTTGGGTGTTTCTCCACTTTATCTCAAAAG CCACTCCTACGGTGAATTTGTTTTTGATCACTCGTGGGCTGATGCATACCGAAGTTTTGGTGGAAGATATTATCCGAAGCTTCAGTCTTGTGTTCCTTTCACCCCTGTTACTGGACCTAGGATTCTCATCCGTGATACTCCTTTCAAAGCCCAGGTTTTTGATGCTATTGTTTCTGCCATGACCCAGTTGGCTGCTAAG CTGCAAGTTTCATCATTGCACATTACCTTTCCGTCTGGAGCTGAGTGGAACAAGTTGAAGGAGAAAGGCTTCTCTCAGAGGATTGGAATGCAGTACCACTGGAAGAATCGTGACTACAAAAg TTTCGATGAGTTCTTGATGGATATGAAgcaaagcaaaaggaaaaaCATCAGGCAGGAACGCAAAAAG ATTGGTACCCAAAACTTGAAAATGAGACGGTTGCGAGGAGATGAAATAAAG GCTAGGCACTGGGATTCATTCTATGATTTCTACAGGAACACGACTGATAACAA atgGGGAACACCTTATCTAACAAGAGAGTTTTTCCACTACATGGCATCAAAATTGGGAGATGGAGTATTGCTTGTTCTTGCTGAAGAAAACGAAGAACCTGTTGCAGGAGCATTGAATCTAATTGGTGGAGATACTCTTTTTGGGCGACTATGGGGATGTCGCCCTGACTCCTATTATCCTAGTCTCCACTTTGAGGCGTGCTATTACCAG GCAATCGAAGCAGCAATAGAGCTTAATCTGAAAACGGTAGAAGCAGGAGCTCAGGGTGAGCATAAGATTCAGCGGGGCTACCTTCCAGTTAAAACATATAGTTGCCATTATATTATTGATGAAGGCTTCAGGCAAGCCATAGACGAGTTTTTAGTACGTGAATCAGATCAG GTGGATTATGTTATCAAGCTGTTGCATGAGTCTGGACCCTTCAAAGAGACCATAGAATAG